In one window of Onychomys torridus chromosome 5, mOncTor1.1, whole genome shotgun sequence DNA:
- the Ninj1 gene encoding ninjurin-1 has protein sequence MESGAEAHELNGDLRPDFPGSPDASPPRWGWRNRPINVNHYANKKSAAESMLDIALLMANASQLKAVVEQGHDFAFFVPLVVLISISLVLQIGVGVLLIFLVKYDLNNPAKHAKLDFLNNLATGLVFIIVVVNIFITAFGVQKPVMDVAPRQ, from the exons ATGGAGTCGGGCGCCGAGGCACACGAGCTCAATGGTGACCTGCGCCCGGACTTCCCCGGTTCCCCCGACGCCTCG CCACCGCGCTGGGGTTGGAGGAACCGGCCCATCAATGTAAACCATTACGCCAACAAGAAGAGCGCGGCAGAGAGCATGCTGGACATCGCGCTGCTCATGGCCAACGCTTCGCAGCTGAAGGCCGTGGTGGAACAGGGCCACGACTTTGCCTTCTTTGTGCCTCTTGTGGTcctcatctccatctctctcGTGCTGCAGATTGGAGTGGGCGTGCTTCTCATCTTCCTGG TCAAGTACGACCTTAACAACCCAGCCAAGCATGCCAAGCTGGACTTCCTTAACAACCTGGCCACAGGACTAGTATTCATCATTGTGGTGGTCAACATCTTCATTACAGCCTTTGGGGTCCAGAAGCCTGTAATGGACGTGGCACCCCGGCAGTAG
- the Card19 gene encoding caspase recruitment domain-containing protein 19 isoform X2: MTDQTYCDRLVQDTPFLTGQGRLSEQQVDRIILQLNRYYPQILTNKEAEKFRNPKASLRVRLCDLLSHLQQRGERHCQEFYRALYIHAQPLHNHLPSRHALRLCLCPRGFSIPHWVFFLAFCWGAGPLECSPTATGHPTPFSPGPMSFLAGLGLAAGLALLLYCCPPDPKVLPGTRRILAFSPVIIDSHVSRYLLAFLADDLGGF; encoded by the exons ATGACAG ATCAGACCTACTGTGACCGGCTGGTACAGGACACACCTTTCCTGACAGGACAGGGTCGCCTGAGCGAGCAACAAGTGGACAGGATCATCCTCCAGCTGAACCGCTACTACCCACAGATCCTTACCAACAAGGAGGCCGAAAAG TTCCGGAACCCCAAGGCGTCCCTGCGCGTGCGGCTCTGCGACCTCCTGAGCCACCTACAGCAGCGTGGGGAGCGGCACTGTCAGGAATTCTACCGAGCGCTGTACATCCATGCCCAGCCCTTACACAACCACCTGCCCAGCCGCCACGCCCTTC gGCTCTGTCTGTGTCCCAGGGGCTTCTCCATCCCACACTGGGTTTTCTTCCTGGCTTTCTGTTGGGGGGCAGGCCCCCTGGAGTGCTCGCCAACTGCTACAGGCCATCCCACTCCTTTCTCCCCAGGACCCATGAGCTTCCTGGCAGGCCTAGGCCTGGCAGCGGGCCTGGCCCTCCTCCTCTACTGCTGCCCTCCAG ACCCCAAAGTGCTGCCTGGGACCCGTCGCATCCTCGCCTTCTCGCCCGTCATCATTGACAGCCATGTCAGCCGTTACCTGTTGGCCTTCCTGGCAGATGACCTCGGAGGCTTCTGA
- the Card19 gene encoding caspase recruitment domain-containing protein 19 isoform X4, with protein sequence MTDQTYCDRLVQDTPFLTGQGRLSEQQVDRIILQLNRYYPQILTNKEAEKFRNPKASLRVRLCDLLSHLQQRGERHCQEFYRALYIHAQPLHNHLPSRHALRPMSFLAGLGLAAGLALLLYCCPPDPKVLPGTRRILAFSPVIIDSHVSRYLLAFLADDLGGF encoded by the exons ATGACAG ATCAGACCTACTGTGACCGGCTGGTACAGGACACACCTTTCCTGACAGGACAGGGTCGCCTGAGCGAGCAACAAGTGGACAGGATCATCCTCCAGCTGAACCGCTACTACCCACAGATCCTTACCAACAAGGAGGCCGAAAAG TTCCGGAACCCCAAGGCGTCCCTGCGCGTGCGGCTCTGCGACCTCCTGAGCCACCTACAGCAGCGTGGGGAGCGGCACTGTCAGGAATTCTACCGAGCGCTGTACATCCATGCCCAGCCCTTACACAACCACCTGCCCAGCCGCCACGCCCTTC GACCCATGAGCTTCCTGGCAGGCCTAGGCCTGGCAGCGGGCCTGGCCCTCCTCCTCTACTGCTGCCCTCCAG ACCCCAAAGTGCTGCCTGGGACCCGTCGCATCCTCGCCTTCTCGCCCGTCATCATTGACAGCCATGTCAGCCGTTACCTGTTGGCCTTCCTGGCAGATGACCTCGGAGGCTTCTGA
- the Card19 gene encoding caspase recruitment domain-containing protein 19 isoform X3, with product MTDQTYCDRLVQDTPFLTGQGRLSEQQVDRIILQLNRYYPQILTNKEAEKFRNPKASLRVRLCDLLSHLQQRGERHCQEFYRALYIHAQPLHNHLPSRHALQNSAFRELDWDSESRELSDRGPMSFLAGLGLAAGLALLLYCCPPDPKVLPGTRRILAFSPVIIDSHVSRYLLAFLADDLGGF from the exons ATGACAG ATCAGACCTACTGTGACCGGCTGGTACAGGACACACCTTTCCTGACAGGACAGGGTCGCCTGAGCGAGCAACAAGTGGACAGGATCATCCTCCAGCTGAACCGCTACTACCCACAGATCCTTACCAACAAGGAGGCCGAAAAG TTCCGGAACCCCAAGGCGTCCCTGCGCGTGCGGCTCTGCGACCTCCTGAGCCACCTACAGCAGCGTGGGGAGCGGCACTGTCAGGAATTCTACCGAGCGCTGTACATCCATGCCCAGCCCTTACACAACCACCTGCCCAGCCGCCACGCCCTTC AAAACTCAGCTTTCAGAGAGCTGGACTGGGACAGTGAGAGCCGTGAGCTGAGTGACAGGG GACCCATGAGCTTCCTGGCAGGCCTAGGCCTGGCAGCGGGCCTGGCCCTCCTCCTCTACTGCTGCCCTCCAG ACCCCAAAGTGCTGCCTGGGACCCGTCGCATCCTCGCCTTCTCGCCCGTCATCATTGACAGCCATGTCAGCCGTTACCTGTTGGCCTTCCTGGCAGATGACCTCGGAGGCTTCTGA
- the Card19 gene encoding caspase recruitment domain-containing protein 19 isoform X1 — protein MTDQTYCDRLVQDTPFLTGQGRLSEQQVDRIILQLNRYYPQILTNKEAEKFRNPKASLRVRLCDLLSHLQQRGERHCQEFYRALYIHAQPLHNHLPSRHALQNSAFRELDWDSESRELSDRGNAPPPPFSFPLPSGLCLCPRGFSIPHWVFFLAFCWGAGPLECSPTATGHPTPFSPGPMSFLAGLGLAAGLALLLYCCPPDPKVLPGTRRILAFSPVIIDSHVSRYLLAFLADDLGGF, from the exons ATGACAG ATCAGACCTACTGTGACCGGCTGGTACAGGACACACCTTTCCTGACAGGACAGGGTCGCCTGAGCGAGCAACAAGTGGACAGGATCATCCTCCAGCTGAACCGCTACTACCCACAGATCCTTACCAACAAGGAGGCCGAAAAG TTCCGGAACCCCAAGGCGTCCCTGCGCGTGCGGCTCTGCGACCTCCTGAGCCACCTACAGCAGCGTGGGGAGCGGCACTGTCAGGAATTCTACCGAGCGCTGTACATCCATGCCCAGCCCTTACACAACCACCTGCCCAGCCGCCACGCCCTTC AAAACTCAGCTTTCAGAGAGCTGGACTGGGACAGTGAGAGCCGTGAGCTGAGTGACAGGGGTAACGCCCCGCcgcctcctttctctttccctcttccctcaggGCTCTGTCTGTGTCCCAGGGGCTTCTCCATCCCACACTGGGTTTTCTTCCTGGCTTTCTGTTGGGGGGCAGGCCCCCTGGAGTGCTCGCCAACTGCTACAGGCCATCCCACTCCTTTCTCCCCAGGACCCATGAGCTTCCTGGCAGGCCTAGGCCTGGCAGCGGGCCTGGCCCTCCTCCTCTACTGCTGCCCTCCAG ACCCCAAAGTGCTGCCTGGGACCCGTCGCATCCTCGCCTTCTCGCCCGTCATCATTGACAGCCATGTCAGCCGTTACCTGTTGGCCTTCCTGGCAGATGACCTCGGAGGCTTCTGA